The genomic region GAGGCGAGTATCAGATTCGTATTGGGATTGTTGGTGCCCGGTCCCGTGGGTGACCATTTAATCGTATAGATCTCCTTGGAGTGCGCCTGCAAATCGTGACAGCAACGATCACGGGTCATGCTCCAAATCTTCAGTGTCATATCATCGGAGCAGGAGGCAAGCAGTTGACCCTGCGGACACCATTTGATGGCATTCACCTCGTTCGTGTGTCCACGGAACGTTTTAATCGGTTCATTCATGCCCAGTCGGCACACATGGATCCGTTGATCTGTGCTGCACGAGGCAAACGATTGATTCGACTGCCAATCCACATCCAAGGCAGGTGCACTATGGAACGCAAACTGTTGTGTACACTGTCCGGTCGAGGCATCCCAAATAATTGTGGTCTTATCCACACCCGCTGAGAGTATATAATTGCCGCACTTGTTCCACTTGAGGGCAAAGATGGGACCCTTGTGTTGACCCAGTGTCGAGGCCAGACGACCATCTGTCTTCCAGATGCGCGCATAGCCATCATAGCTGCCTGTGGCCAGCAAAGAACCATCGCACTGGAAGGAAGAAAGGAGGAAGGTGGAGATCATCTCATTAGCTTTGACTcaacaaatatgaaataccATTACTTACGTTCCAGTCGAGCGAGGTGACATCCTTGTTGCTGGGCACCTCGGCACCGCCCTTTTGGATGCAGTGACGCAACACTAGCTGATTGGAGTTGGCATTCGCATCGGACATGTCCCAAATTCTAGCTGTACTATCACCAGAACCACTGGCAAGCAGATCCCGGCTGGGATTCCAAGCGCAAATGAATACCTCACTCTCGTGTCCCCGCAGCACGCGTGCTTTGGATTCTGGTATCTCAATGCTCTGATCAATATCCATTGCCTCAACAACGGAACTTGCTCCGGTGGATCCTCCGCCgccgcctcctcctccgccgCTGCCTGCTCCTCCAGCGTTTGTGCCGCTTGTGGTGCTGCTGGGCACTGCAC from Drosophila innubila isolate TH190305 unplaced genomic scaffold, UK_Dinn_1.0 84_U_U, whole genome shotgun sequence harbors:
- the LOC117793279 gene encoding F-box-like/WD repeat-containing protein ebi, which codes for STVSGNSNATVVAGAGAGAPGSSTAANASTAALSADATANKKVDASGSAGNANANSTDDAASSTSTNGNSSNASSVEQPTAGVTVALPGANPEAAAAGQATAGAKSASGAGAGGGAGATAAGGVGGVAGGVAATRATTGNNNCPAVAQSAVPSSTTSGTNAGGAGSGGGGGGGGGSTGASSVVEAMDIDQSIEIPESKARVLRGHESEVFICAWNPSRDLLASGSGDSTARIWDMSDANANSNQLVLRHCIQKGGAEVPSNKDVTSLDWNCDGSLLATGSYDGYARIWKTDGRLASTLGQHKGPIFALKWNKCGNYILSAGVDKTTIIWDASTGQCTQQFAFHSAPALDVDWQSNQSFASCSTDQRIHVCRLGMNEPIKTFRGHTNEVNAIKWCPQGQLLASCSDDMTLKIWSMTRDRCCHDLQAHSKEIYTIKWSPTGPGTNNPNTNLILASASFDSTVRLWDVERGSCIHTLTKHTEPVYSVAFSPDGKHLASGSFDKCVHIWSTQTGQLVHSYKGTGGIFEVCWNSKGTKVGASASDGSVFVLDLRKF